The genome window TTACTTTTGCTTGTAAAATTGCTTCTTTATCATTTACAGAAATTATTTCTAACTCATGTGGTCTAATCAAATATTTATTATCTGAGCTATCTTCAAGATTTAACCTTCCATCATCAACTCGTCCATGAAATAGATTTACATTTCCTAAAAAGTTTATTACAAACTCATTTTTGGGATTGTGAAATACCTCTTCAGGAGTTCCAACTTGCTCTATTTTTCCTTTGCTAATTACTACTATTCTATTTGCAACTTCAAGTGCTTCTTCTTGGTCATGTGTAACTAAAATAGTTGTAATTCCAAGTTCTTCTTGAAGCTCTTTTAACCATCTTCTTAAATCTGTTCGTACTTTTGCATCAAGTGCTCCAAAAGGTTCATCTAAAAGTAAAACTTTTGGCTCAACAGCAAGTGCACGTGCTAATGCAACTCTTTGTCGTTGCCCTCCAGATAATTGCCAAGGGAAACGAGAAGCAAAACCATCAAGTTGAATAAGTTTTAAAAGTTTATTTACTTTTTCTTCAATCTCTTTATTTGAAAGTCTTTGTTTTTTAGGTTTTACTCTAAGCCCAAAAGCGATGTTTTCAAAAACAGTCATATGACGAAACAAGGCATAATGTTGAAAAACAAAACCAATATCTCGTTCACCAATATCTTTTTTTGCAACATTTATACCATTAAATAAAATCTCTCCACTATCTTTATCATCAACTGTTTCAAGTCCAGCAATCATTCTTAAAAGAGTTGTTTTTCCACTTCCTGATGGTCCTAAAAGTGCTAATAATTCACCATCAACAATATCTAAATTTATATTTTCAAGTGCTACAAAATTTCCAAAGTTTTTTGTTAAATTTTTTACTTCAATCTTCATATTTTTTCCTATAAATTATTCTTCATTCTCTAATTTTTTTGCTCTTTTTTGTACTTTCCACTCTAAAATATATTTTAAAACAAGAGTTAATAAAGCCAAAATTGCTAAAAGTGTTGAAACTGCAAAAGCTGCAACAAAATTATATTCGTTATATAAAATCTCAACTTGCAAAGGCATCGTATTTGTCACACCTTGAATATGTCCTGAAACAACTGAAACTGCTCCAAATTCTCCCATTGCTCTTGCATTACATAAAATTACTCCATATAAAAGTCCCCATTTTATATTTGGTAAAGTAACTTTTAAAAATGTTTGAAAACCACTTGCTCCTAAAAGTAAAGCAGCTTGTTCTTCATCATTTCCCATCTCTTGCATCAAAGGAATTAACTCTCTTGCAACAAATGGAAAAGTTACAAATATAGTCGCTAATACAATTCCAGGAACTGCAAAAATAATCTGTACATCATTTTCAATCAACCAAGAACCAAACCAACCTTGTGCTCCAAATAATAGAACATAAACAAATCCTGAAATTACAGGACTTACAGCAAAAGGTAAATCAATCAAAGTTATTAAAAAACTTTTCCCAAAAAAAGAGTATTTTGCTATCGCCCAAGAAGCTGC of Arcobacter lacus contains these proteins:
- a CDS encoding sulfate/molybdate ABC transporter ATP-binding protein, with the protein product MKIEVKNLTKNFGNFVALENINLDIVDGELLALLGPSGSGKTTLLRMIAGLETVDDKDSGEILFNGINVAKKDIGERDIGFVFQHYALFRHMTVFENIAFGLRVKPKKQRLSNKEIEEKVNKLLKLIQLDGFASRFPWQLSGGQRQRVALARALAVEPKVLLLDEPFGALDAKVRTDLRRWLKELQEELGITTILVTHDQEEALEVANRIVVISKGKIEQVGTPEEVFHNPKNEFVINFLGNVNLFHGRVDDGRLNLEDSSDNKYLIRPHELEIISVNDKEAILQAKVKYIQLAGSFVKIDLSHLNDDSKTLLVEISHSEFKEKNIQKGDIVGIRPRTLRTFEDGAGI
- the cysW gene encoding sulfate ABC transporter permease subunit CysW produces the protein MKTFNNSKSSQGESKVVKYLLITTAITFLAVMLVVPLITIFAEAFRKGVEAYFLSFEDEYVLSAIKLTFITAIIAVPLNLVFGLAASWAIAKYSFFGKSFLITLIDLPFAVSPVISGFVYVLLFGAQGWFGSWLIENDVQIIFAVPGIVLATIFVTFPFVARELIPLMQEMGNDEEQAALLLGASGFQTFLKVTLPNIKWGLLYGVILCNARAMGEFGAVSVVSGHIQGVTNTMPLQVEILYNEYNFVAAFAVSTLLAILALLTLVLKYILEWKVQKRAKKLENEE